A DNA window from Vicinamibacterales bacterium contains the following coding sequences:
- a CDS encoding class I SAM-dependent methyltransferase: MSDDYRRSHLAKGADYDRDISDGSFNSFMTEREAVLLPRLVSGLFPDGVPKYLDFACGTGRITSIVEPLARESRGVDVSASMVSEAARKCPRTKFVIRDITSQALDESDFAMVTAFRFFGNAQDDLRRAVFRAVSRHLAMGGYFVFNNHRNAGSWRAALQRAAGRYEDHADLDLAKLTALMAPAGLRIERTVGIGWWQLAHRFDTPTAFRSPLARLVEPLSTLNVVAPHCPAYIVLARKVSEPPGH; this comes from the coding sequence GTGAGTGACGACTACCGGCGCTCCCATCTCGCCAAGGGCGCCGACTACGACCGCGACATCTCGGACGGCTCGTTCAATTCGTTCATGACCGAGCGCGAGGCCGTGCTGCTTCCTCGTCTCGTGTCCGGGCTGTTTCCCGACGGCGTGCCGAAGTACCTCGACTTCGCCTGCGGCACCGGACGCATCACGTCCATCGTCGAACCCCTGGCCCGCGAGTCGCGGGGCGTGGACGTCTCGGCGTCGATGGTGTCGGAGGCCGCCCGGAAGTGCCCTCGAACGAAGTTCGTGATTCGCGACATCACCTCGCAGGCGCTCGACGAGTCCGACTTCGCCATGGTGACGGCCTTCCGGTTCTTCGGCAACGCCCAGGACGACCTGCGGCGCGCCGTCTTCCGCGCCGTCTCGCGCCACCTCGCGATGGGCGGCTACTTCGTCTTCAACAACCACCGGAACGCCGGGTCATGGCGTGCGGCGCTCCAGCGGGCGGCCGGACGATACGAGGACCACGCCGACCTCGACCTCGCCAAGCTGACGGCCCTCATGGCGCCTGCCGGCCTGCGGATCGAGCGGACGGTCGGCATCGGCTGGTGGCAGCTGGCCCATCGTTTCGACACGCCGACGGCGTTCCGGTCGCCGCTGGCCCGGCTGGTCGAGCCCCTGTCCACCCTGAACGTCGTGGCCCCGCACTGCCCGGCGTACATCGTGCTGGCCCGAAAGGTCTCCGAGCCCCCCGGTCACTGA
- a CDS encoding phosphotransferase, with amino-acid sequence MLDLADVVARGCGLPPGAASTLTLAFVRTTDPTFLVFDADQSYPKYVAKVGAPEALEHRRALAARLYALLPDAIARPLGVLPLEAGRALLIVDGLPGLPWFRLPARMQSPRDWTSLRERCVEQLRRFQEAVASQPEWVVTAAAFGQSLRALAASLADVLAPVGPAGQAAIEDAAVVLDKLGPVPATWQHGDFVLNNLLVDDGRLGVLDLDDFGRRHVPLLDACALACSIHLQASRHGAWHDLTADLAACMAGAPDAATFTPKQKTAFFAYFLLAAIADTVGRPARAAIRLTYLDHLRDLAGDSARYERALAVQARR; translated from the coding sequence ATGCTCGACCTGGCCGACGTCGTCGCACGCGGCTGCGGCCTGCCTCCGGGCGCCGCGTCGACGCTCACGCTCGCCTTCGTCAGGACGACCGATCCGACGTTCCTGGTGTTCGACGCCGACCAGTCCTACCCGAAGTACGTCGCCAAGGTCGGCGCTCCGGAGGCCCTCGAGCACCGGCGCGCGCTGGCGGCCAGGCTGTACGCGCTCCTTCCCGACGCGATCGCGCGGCCGCTGGGAGTGTTGCCCCTGGAGGCCGGACGGGCGCTCCTGATCGTCGACGGATTGCCCGGGCTGCCGTGGTTCCGCCTGCCGGCGCGCATGCAGTCGCCCAGGGACTGGACGTCGCTGCGCGAGCGGTGCGTGGAGCAGCTGAGGAGGTTCCAGGAAGCGGTGGCCTCCCAGCCCGAATGGGTGGTGACGGCCGCCGCCTTCGGCCAGTCACTGCGCGCGCTGGCGGCGTCGCTGGCGGACGTGCTCGCGCCGGTCGGGCCGGCCGGCCAGGCCGCGATCGAAGACGCCGCGGTCGTGCTCGACAAGCTGGGTCCCGTCCCTGCGACCTGGCAGCACGGCGACTTCGTGTTGAACAACCTGCTGGTGGACGACGGCAGGCTCGGCGTCCTCGACCTCGACGACTTCGGCAGGCGCCACGTCCCGCTGCTCGACGCGTGCGCCCTGGCCTGCTCGATCCACCTGCAGGCGAGCCGTCACGGCGCGTGGCACGACTTGACCGCGGACCTCGCGGCGTGCATGGCCGGCGCGCCCGATGCCGCCACCTTCACGCCGAAGCAGAAGACTGCGTTTTTCGCGTATTTTCTGCTCGCAGCGATCGCCGACACCGTCGGCCGGCCGGCCCGGGCCGCGATAAGATTGACCTACCTTGATCACCTGCGCGACCTTGCTGGCGACTCGGCCCGGTACGAGCGCGCGCTTGCGGTCCAGGCCCGGAGATGA
- the yajC gene encoding preprotein translocase subunit YajC, whose translation MTVLPSFPALVALAAPPGQGASPLLQFVPFVLVLGIFYFVILLPMKRRQKKVDEFLAALKVGDRVVTTGGLYGTVARLEDQSIHLQVAANVRVEVARSAIAGFQGQPPVASEGR comes from the coding sequence ATGACCGTCCTTCCGTCGTTCCCCGCTCTCGTCGCGCTCGCGGCGCCGCCCGGCCAGGGCGCCAGCCCGCTCCTGCAGTTCGTGCCCTTCGTCCTGGTCCTCGGGATCTTCTACTTCGTGATCCTGCTGCCGATGAAGCGCCGCCAGAAGAAGGTCGACGAGTTCCTGGCCGCGCTGAAGGTCGGCGATCGCGTGGTCACGACCGGGGGCCTGTACGGCACGGTCGCGCGGCTCGAAGACCAGTCGATCCACCTGCAGGTCGCGGCCAACGTGCGAGTCGAGGTGGCCAGAAGCGCCATCGCCGGATTCCAGGGCCAGCCGCCCGTGGCGTCCGAAGGGCGCTGA
- the tgt gene encoding tRNA guanosine(34) transglycosylase Tgt: MAFGFTVTHTDGGARAGVMSTAHGAVETPAFMPVGTQGAVKAMTGAMLEEAGAQIILGNTYHLELRPGAALIARRGGLHRFNGWARPILTDSGGYQVFSLADRRKVDERGVVFRSHLDGSHHVLTPERAVDIQACLGSDVAMVLDECPPHPSPREAIASSLALTTRWAARCRERHAAIRDGAPIDGGEATNGAQVQFAIVQGGVYPDLRADSAAQLVDLDFPGYAIGGLSVGEANEVMYDVVAGVAPRLPAGRPRYLMGVGTPTDIVEAVARGIDLFDCVMPTRNARNGQLFTREGPLNIKNARFAEDDRPPDAACRCYTCRHHSRAYLRHLYMAGEITGSVLNTMHNVSFYLDTMRRIRQAISLGTFAEFRREFLQQLVVS, translated from the coding sequence ATGGCTTTTGGATTCACCGTCACCCACACCGACGGCGGCGCACGCGCCGGTGTCATGAGCACCGCGCACGGCGCCGTCGAGACGCCCGCCTTCATGCCCGTGGGCACGCAGGGCGCCGTGAAGGCCATGACCGGTGCGATGCTCGAAGAGGCGGGCGCCCAGATCATCCTCGGCAACACCTACCACCTCGAACTCCGTCCTGGCGCCGCCCTGATCGCCAGGCGCGGCGGCCTCCACCGCTTCAACGGCTGGGCGCGGCCCATCCTCACCGACAGCGGCGGCTACCAGGTCTTCAGCCTCGCCGACCGCCGCAAGGTGGACGAACGGGGCGTCGTGTTCCGCTCGCACCTCGACGGCAGCCACCACGTGCTGACTCCCGAACGCGCCGTCGACATCCAGGCGTGCCTGGGGTCGGATGTCGCGATGGTGCTCGACGAGTGCCCGCCGCATCCCTCGCCGCGGGAGGCCATCGCATCGTCGCTGGCGCTCACGACGCGCTGGGCCGCGCGATGCCGCGAGCGCCACGCCGCGATCAGGGACGGCGCCCCGATCGATGGCGGGGAGGCGACCAACGGCGCCCAGGTGCAGTTCGCCATCGTGCAGGGCGGGGTGTATCCGGACCTGCGGGCCGACAGCGCCGCGCAGCTCGTGGACCTGGATTTCCCGGGCTATGCCATCGGCGGCTTGAGCGTGGGCGAAGCCAACGAGGTCATGTACGACGTGGTTGCCGGCGTCGCGCCGCGGCTGCCCGCCGGGAGGCCGCGCTACCTCATGGGCGTGGGCACGCCGACGGACATCGTGGAGGCCGTGGCCCGCGGCATCGACCTGTTCGACTGCGTGATGCCGACGAGGAACGCCCGCAACGGCCAGCTCTTCACGCGCGAAGGGCCGCTGAACATCAAGAACGCGCGCTTCGCCGAGGACGACCGCCCGCCGGACGCGGCGTGCCGGTGCTACACCTGCAGGCACCATTCACGCGCTTACCTGCGGCACCTCTACATGGCCGGTGAGATCACGGGCAGCGTGCTGAACACGATGCACAACGTGTCCTTCTACCTTGACACCATGCGGCGGATTCGTCAGGCTATCTCGCTTGGAACGTTCGCCGAGTTCAGGCGTGAGTTCCTGCAGCAGCTGGTCGTGTCATGA
- a CDS encoding D-alanine--D-alanine ligase family protein: protein MKKLRVGVVYGGRSGEHEISVASAAAIFKHLDRTRYEAVPIRIEKDGRWVLPDKPPQALAAAEVIEQARVSAARALRPGRDALFVSHPGDDALVTIERRPAAAGQATDDAVVTGLGLDVVFPVLHGPYGEDGTVQGLLELGDMAYVGSGVLASAAGMDKAAMKALFAARGLPMAPYGVVTHFEWTRDPAAAARRLDALGLPLFVKPANLGSSVGISKVKTAGELDAAMATAFEYDRKAVVEAAVPAAREIECAVLGNDEPAASVPGEVIPSREFYDYEAKYLDAASRTIVPADLDDAVIARVQTLAVEAFRAIDAAGMARVDFLLSRETGELVLNEINTIPGFTTISMFAKLWEASGVSYASLIDRLLALALERQAAKRRLRTSAF, encoded by the coding sequence GTGAAGAAGCTGCGCGTCGGCGTCGTCTACGGAGGGCGGTCGGGCGAGCACGAGATCTCGGTGGCGTCGGCGGCCGCGATCTTCAAGCACCTCGACCGCACGCGATACGAGGCGGTGCCCATCCGCATCGAGAAGGACGGCCGGTGGGTGCTGCCCGACAAGCCCCCGCAGGCGCTGGCGGCCGCCGAGGTCATCGAGCAGGCCAGGGTGAGCGCCGCGCGCGCGCTCAGGCCGGGGCGCGACGCGCTCTTCGTCTCGCATCCGGGCGACGATGCCCTCGTCACGATCGAGCGCCGGCCGGCGGCCGCGGGCCAGGCGACCGACGACGCGGTGGTCACGGGCCTCGGCCTCGACGTGGTGTTCCCCGTGCTGCACGGCCCCTACGGCGAGGACGGCACCGTGCAGGGCCTGCTCGAGCTCGGCGACATGGCCTACGTGGGATCGGGCGTGCTGGCGTCGGCGGCGGGGATGGACAAGGCCGCCATGAAGGCCCTGTTCGCGGCCCGCGGCCTGCCGATGGCGCCCTACGGCGTGGTGACGCACTTCGAGTGGACCCGGGATCCCGCGGCCGCCGCCCGGCGCCTCGACGCCCTGGGCCTCCCGCTGTTCGTCAAGCCCGCCAACCTGGGCTCCAGCGTCGGCATCTCCAAGGTCAAGACGGCCGGGGAACTCGACGCCGCCATGGCGACGGCCTTCGAGTACGACCGCAAGGCGGTCGTCGAGGCCGCAGTGCCCGCCGCGCGCGAGATCGAGTGCGCGGTGCTCGGCAACGACGAGCCGGCCGCCTCGGTGCCCGGTGAGGTGATCCCGTCGCGCGAGTTCTACGACTACGAGGCGAAGTACCTCGACGCGGCCTCGCGGACCATCGTGCCCGCCGACCTCGATGACGCCGTTATCGCCCGGGTGCAGACCCTGGCCGTGGAGGCCTTCCGCGCGATCGACGCGGCGGGCATGGCGCGCGTGGACTTCCTGCTGTCGCGCGAGACAGGCGAGCTGGTGCTGAACGAGATCAACACCATCCCCGGCTTCACCACCATCAGCATGTTCGCGAAGCTCTGGGAGGCCAGCGGCGTGAGCTACGCGTCCCTCATCGATCGCCTGCTCGCGCTCGCGCTCGAACGCCAGGCAGCGAAGCGCCGGCTGCGCACGAGCGCGTTCTGA